In Rutidosis leptorrhynchoides isolate AG116_Rl617_1_P2 chromosome 2, CSIRO_AGI_Rlap_v1, whole genome shotgun sequence, one genomic interval encodes:
- the LOC139890125 gene encoding probable cysteine protease RD19D — MVRIVKKVPTTRDSAAADATAASATAAAVDDHVANAYRTTFGFDNMKSLSYAVVITILTCAVHATRYDAIIRQVTEAVTNNNHLIGTPTEQRFTAFIQEHGKQYSSRDEYVHRLGVFYKNLIRAAEHQLLDPSATHGVTPFSDLTEEEFESMYLGVKGGNGGELNSNGFGTAPPLKVDDLPEDFDWREKGAVTEVKTQGVCGSCWAFSTTGVIEGANFIETGKLLNLSEQQLVDCDHTCDSSQKDACDNGCSGGLMTNAYNYLIKSGGIQSEESYPYTGKSGECKFDSDKIAAKVVNFTNIPADEDQMAAHLIKHGPLAVGLNAVFMQTYIGGVSCPLICSKKRVNHGVLIVGYGSEGFSILRLSKKPYWIIKNSWGKHWGEKGYYKLCRGSGMCGMDTMVSGVVTQNS, encoded by the exons ATGGTCAG GATTGTTAAAAAGGTGCCAACAACACGCGATTCCGCTGCTGCTGATGCTACTGCCGCTTCTGCTACTGCTGCAGCTGTTGATGATCATGTTG CTAACGCATACAGAACCACCTTCGGTTTCGACAACATGAAATCTCTATCCTACGCTGTAGTCATCACCATACTAACATGCGCTGTTCACGCAACACGTTACGATGCTATCATACGCCAAGTTACTGAAGCCGTTACTAACAACAACCATCTCATCGGAACACCAACGGAACAGCGGTTCACGGCGTTTATACAAGAACACGGAAAACAGTATTCTAGTAGAGATGAATATGTGCATCGTTTAGGTGtgttttataaaaatttaattaGAGCTGCTGAACATCAGTTGCTTGATCCAAGTGCGACTCACGGTGTAACGCCGTTTTCTGATTTAACGGAGGAAGAGTTTGAGAGCATGTATTTAGGCGTGAAAGGAGGTAATGGAGGAGAGTTGAATAGTAACGGTTTTGGAACTGCACCGCCGTTGAAGGTTGATGATTTGCCTGAGGATTTTGATTGGAGGGAGAAAGGTGCCGTTACCGAGGTTAAAACACAG GGTGTGTGCGGATCATGTTGGGCGTTCAGTACAACAGGAGTAATCGAAGGTGCAAATTTCATAGAAACAGGGAAGCTTCTTAACTTGAGTGAGCAACAGCTTGTTGATTGCGATCACACC TGTGATTCTTCGCAAAAGGATGCGTGTGATAATGGTTGCTCTGGAGGACTTATGACAAATGCTTACAATTACCTAATCAAATCTGGCGGCATTCAATCCGAAGAATCGTATCCGTACACTGGAAAATCGGGTGAATGCAAGTTCGATTCTGATAAAATAGCCGCGAAGGTCGTCAATTTTACCAATATCCCAGCTGATGAAGATCAAATGGCTGCACATTTGATCAAACACGGCCCTCTTGCTG TTGGACTGAATGCGGTGTTCATGCAAACTTACATTGGAGGGGTGTCGTGTCCTTTGATTTGTTCCAAGAAACGTGTAAACCACGGTGTGCTGATTGTGGGGTACGGTTCTGAAGGGTTTTCTATATTAAGGTTGAGCAAGAAACCATATTGGATCATTAAGAATTCATGGGGAAAACATTGGGGAGAAAAGGGATATTATAAGCTTTGTAGGGGGTCAGGCATGTGTGGTATGGACACGATGGTTTCGGGCGTTGTGACCCAGAACTCATAG